In Stenotrophomonas sp. ASS1, the following proteins share a genomic window:
- the can gene encoding carbonate dehydratase, whose product MKDIHKLLQNNRDWADRIEKEDPEFFHQLAKQQHPEYLWIGCSDSRVPANQIIGMAPGEVFVHRNVANVVAHTDLNCLSVVQYAVDQLKVKHILIVGHYGCGGVHACLHNTRVGLADNWLRHVGDVMQKHTGILDAIETDEFKHARLCELNVIEQVANLCRSTIVQDAWARGQKLMVHGWVYSLKDGRVREMGIDVGSQEELQPAYEKALSYVPRKGKRD is encoded by the coding sequence ATGAAAGACATCCACAAACTGCTGCAGAACAACCGCGACTGGGCCGACCGCATCGAGAAGGAAGACCCCGAGTTCTTCCACCAGCTGGCCAAGCAGCAGCACCCCGAATACCTGTGGATCGGCTGTTCCGATTCGCGCGTGCCGGCCAACCAGATCATCGGCATGGCCCCGGGTGAAGTGTTCGTGCACCGCAACGTCGCCAACGTGGTCGCCCACACCGACCTGAACTGCCTGAGCGTGGTGCAGTACGCGGTGGACCAGCTGAAGGTGAAGCACATCCTGATCGTCGGCCACTACGGCTGCGGCGGCGTGCATGCCTGCCTGCACAACACCCGCGTCGGCCTGGCCGACAACTGGCTGCGCCACGTTGGCGACGTGATGCAGAAGCACACCGGCATCCTTGATGCGATCGAGACCGACGAGTTCAAGCACGCACGCCTGTGCGAACTGAACGTGATCGAGCAGGTGGCCAACCTGTGCCGCTCGACCATCGTGCAGGACGCCTGGGCCCGCGGCCAGAAGCTGATGGTGCACGGCTGGGTCTACAGCCTGAAGGACGGGCGCGTGCGCGAGATGGGCATCGACGTCGGTTCGCAGGAAGAGCTGCAGCCCGCCTATGAAAAGGCCCTGTCCTACGTCCCGCGCAAGGGCAAGCGCGACTGA
- a CDS encoding 3-hydroxyanthranilate 3,4-dioxygenase produces MLASPINLHAWIEENRHLLKPPVGNKMIDNGDFIVMVVGGPNSRTDFHYDEGPEWFYQLEGEMVLKVQEDGAVRDIPIRAGEIFLLPAKVPHSPRRPPGGIGLVVERKRLPHEMDGVIWHCERCNHKLHEEYFPLQNIETDLPKVFARYHASLELRTCSQCGHVDPLPAPAVG; encoded by the coding sequence ATGCTCGCTTCGCCGATCAACCTGCACGCCTGGATCGAAGAAAACCGCCACCTGCTGAAGCCGCCGGTGGGCAACAAGATGATCGACAACGGCGACTTCATCGTGATGGTGGTGGGCGGGCCGAACTCGCGTACCGACTTCCACTACGACGAAGGCCCGGAGTGGTTCTACCAGCTCGAAGGCGAGATGGTGCTGAAGGTGCAGGAAGACGGCGCGGTGCGCGACATTCCGATCCGCGCCGGCGAGATCTTCCTGCTGCCGGCAAAGGTTCCGCACTCGCCGCGGCGCCCGCCCGGTGGTATCGGTCTGGTGGTCGAGCGCAAGCGCCTGCCGCACGAGATGGACGGCGTGATCTGGCACTGCGAGCGCTGCAACCACAAGCTGCACGAAGAGTATTTCCCGCTGCAGAACATCGAAACCGACCTGCCCAAGGTGTTTGCGCGCTATCACGCCAGCCTGGAACTGCGTACCTGCAGCCAGTGCGGGCACGTGGACCCGCTGCCGGCGCCAGCGGTCGGCTGA
- the kynU gene encoding kynureninase has protein sequence MSDLLSRTHAIALDAADPLRPLRNEFLIPRHGGGEQTYFVGNSLGLQPRGAQAAVQEVMKQWGELAVEGHFTGPTQWLSYHRLVSAQLARVVGALPSEVVAMNTLSVNLHLMMVSFYRPTAERPVILMEAGAFPTDRHAVEAQIRFHGFDPAECLVEVQPDEANGTISLTAIEHAIAEHGSRLALVLWPGVQYRTGQAFDLDAITRAARLQGARIGFDLAHSVGNLPLRLHDVAPDFAVWCHYKYLNSGPGAVAGAFVHERHHRDTSLPRFAGWWGHEESTRFQMAPQFTPAIGAEGWQLSNPPILGLAPLRASLDLFERAGMEALRSKSLALTGMLEALVRARLSGVLDIITPAEPQRRGCQLSLRVIGGRERGRALFEHLRGIGVLGDWREPDVIRISPTPLYNRYLDVHHFVEEVEAWAGL, from the coding sequence ATGTCCGACCTGCTCAGCCGCACCCACGCCATTGCCCTGGACGCCGCCGATCCGCTGCGCCCGCTGCGCAATGAATTCCTGATTCCGCGCCATGGCGGCGGCGAGCAGACCTACTTCGTCGGCAACTCGCTGGGCCTGCAGCCGCGTGGCGCGCAGGCGGCCGTGCAGGAAGTGATGAAGCAGTGGGGCGAGCTGGCGGTGGAAGGCCACTTCACCGGCCCGACACAGTGGCTGTCCTACCACCGCCTGGTGAGCGCGCAGCTGGCCCGCGTGGTCGGTGCGCTGCCCAGCGAGGTAGTTGCAATGAACACGCTGAGCGTGAACCTGCACCTGATGATGGTCAGCTTCTACCGGCCCACGGCCGAGCGCCCGGTGATCCTGATGGAAGCCGGCGCATTCCCGACCGATCGCCACGCGGTGGAAGCACAGATCCGCTTCCATGGCTTCGACCCGGCCGAGTGCCTGGTGGAAGTGCAGCCGGACGAGGCCAACGGCACGATTTCACTGACCGCGATCGAGCATGCCATCGCCGAGCACGGTTCACGCCTGGCGCTGGTGCTGTGGCCTGGCGTGCAGTACCGCACCGGCCAGGCCTTCGACCTCGATGCGATCACCCGCGCCGCACGTCTGCAGGGCGCGCGTATCGGCTTCGACCTGGCACACTCGGTCGGCAACCTGCCGCTGCGCCTGCATGACGTGGCCCCTGATTTCGCCGTGTGGTGCCACTACAAGTACCTCAACAGCGGCCCGGGCGCGGTGGCCGGCGCGTTCGTGCATGAGCGCCATCACCGCGACACCAGCCTGCCGCGCTTTGCCGGCTGGTGGGGCCATGAGGAATCCACCCGCTTCCAGATGGCGCCGCAGTTCACCCCGGCCATCGGTGCCGAAGGCTGGCAGCTGAGCAATCCGCCAATCCTCGGCCTGGCGCCGCTGCGCGCCTCGCTGGACCTGTTCGAGCGCGCCGGCATGGAGGCGCTGCGCAGCAAGTCGCTGGCACTGACCGGCATGCTCGAAGCACTGGTGCGTGCACGCCTGTCCGGCGTGCTCGACATCATCACCCCGGCCGAGCCGCAGCGCCGTGGCTGCCAGCTGTCATTGCGTGTGATCGGTGGCCGCGAGCGCGGCCGTGCGCTGTTCGAGCATCTGCGCGGTATCGGTGTGCTCGGCGACTGGCGCGAGCCCGACGTGATCCGCATCTCGCCCACGCCGCTCTACAACCGCTACCTGGACGTGCACCACTTCGTCGAGGAAGTGGAAGCCTGGGCCGGCCTCTAA
- a CDS encoding NAD(P)/FAD-dependent oxidoreductase: protein MIAHASRSLSIIGAGLAGSLLAILLSRQGWRITLYERRGDPRVADYESGRSINLALAERGRNALRQAGVEDEVMARAVMMRGRMVHPRDGEPQLQRYGRDDSEVIWSIHRSDLNTTLLELAEQAGATVHFHRRLHTVDFDAGYARFIDDRDDSPHDIRFDTLIGADGAGSALRAAMNRRAPLGEDIAFLDHSYKELEIPPAADGSFRIERNALHIWPRGHYMCIALPNHEGTFTVTLFLPNQGDPSFATVNTGAQAEALFAREFVDTLPLIPNLRADWEQHPPGLLGTLTLERWHQQGRAVLIGDAAHAMVPFHGQGMNCAFEDCVALARHLMEADDLEGAFAAFEAERKPNARAIQQMALENYLEMRDRVADPAFLLQRELEQELQRRWPTRFVPHYTMVTFLHTPYAEALRRTELQRDMLVAATAGHDSLDNIDWTALEAQIHAQLPVLEGAH, encoded by the coding sequence TTGATCGCACACGCTTCCCGCTCGTTGAGCATTATCGGTGCCGGCCTTGCCGGGTCCCTGCTGGCCATCCTGCTGTCACGCCAGGGCTGGCGCATCACCTTGTACGAACGCCGCGGCGATCCACGCGTGGCCGACTACGAGAGCGGCCGCTCGATCAACCTGGCGTTGGCCGAGCGTGGGCGCAACGCACTGCGTCAGGCGGGCGTCGAGGACGAAGTGATGGCGCGCGCGGTGATGATGCGCGGCCGCATGGTGCATCCACGCGACGGCGAGCCGCAGCTGCAGCGCTACGGTCGCGACGACAGCGAAGTGATCTGGTCGATCCACCGCAGTGATCTGAATACCACGCTGCTGGAGCTGGCCGAACAGGCCGGCGCCACCGTGCACTTCCATCGCCGCCTGCACACCGTCGATTTCGATGCGGGTTACGCACGCTTCATCGATGACCGTGACGACAGCCCGCACGACATCCGTTTCGACACCCTGATCGGTGCCGACGGTGCCGGTTCGGCACTGCGTGCGGCGATGAACCGGCGCGCGCCGCTGGGTGAGGACATCGCCTTCCTCGACCACTCCTACAAGGAGCTGGAGATCCCGCCGGCTGCCGATGGCAGCTTCCGCATCGAGCGCAATGCACTGCACATCTGGCCGCGCGGCCACTACATGTGCATCGCCCTGCCCAACCACGAAGGCACCTTCACCGTCACCCTGTTCCTGCCCAACCAGGGCGATCCCAGCTTCGCCACGGTCAACACCGGCGCGCAGGCCGAGGCGCTGTTCGCGCGCGAGTTCGTCGACACCCTGCCGTTGATCCCGAACCTGCGCGCGGACTGGGAGCAGCATCCGCCGGGCCTGCTTGGCACGCTCACTCTGGAACGCTGGCACCAGCAGGGCCGCGCCGTGCTGATCGGCGACGCCGCGCATGCGATGGTGCCGTTCCATGGCCAGGGTATGAACTGCGCGTTCGAGGACTGCGTTGCGCTGGCCCGTCACCTGATGGAGGCCGATGATCTGGAAGGTGCGTTCGCCGCGTTCGAAGCCGAGCGCAAGCCAAATGCGCGCGCAATCCAGCAGATGGCGCTGGAGAACTACCTGGAGATGCGCGACCGCGTGGCCGATCCCGCCTTCCTGCTGCAGCGCGAGCTGGAACAGGAACTGCAGCGGCGCTGGCCGACCCGCTTCGTACCGCACTACACGATGGTCACTTTCCTGCACACGCCGTACGCCGAGGCGCTGCGCCGCACCGAACTGCAGCGCGACATGCTGGTGGCCGCCACCGCCGGTCACGATTCACTGGACAACATCGACTGGACCGCACTGGAAGCACAGATCCACGCGCAGCTGCCGGTCTTGGAGGGGGCGCACTGA
- the sbcB gene encoding exodeoxyribonuclease I: MADSFLFYDLETFGQDPRRTRISQYAAIRTDADLNEIDTPVSFFVRPADDLLPSPMATLVTGITPQQALAEGISEAEAFDRINEQLSRPGTCALGYNTLRFDDEFVRYGLFRNFHDPYEREWRNGNSRWDLLDMLRLMRAMRPEGIQWPLREDGATSFKLEHLAEANNVREGDAHEALSDVRATIGMARLFKQSQPRLWEYALKLRDKRFVGSLLDVAAMKPVLHISMRYPASRLCAAPVLPLAAHPTINNRVIVFDLEGEIDDLLELPAEVIAQRLYMRASELPEGVARVPLKEVHLNKVPALIAWNHLRADDHARLGLDVAAIEAKVERLRAFAPQLAEKARQVYNQPRAATVADVDASLYDGFLGNGDKPLLALARTTAPEQLAALEGRFRDPRLPELLFRYRARNHPDSLAPAERQRWQDYRRQRLLGDGGLGELNLPQYQQQLDALAAEAPDDTRRQALLQSLRDWGQHLQETL, from the coding sequence ATGGCTGACAGCTTCCTGTTCTACGACCTGGAAACCTTCGGCCAGGACCCGCGGCGCACGCGCATCTCGCAGTACGCCGCGATCCGTACCGACGCCGATCTCAACGAAATCGACACGCCGGTCAGTTTCTTCGTGCGCCCGGCCGATGACCTGCTGCCCTCGCCGATGGCCACCCTGGTCACCGGCATCACCCCGCAGCAGGCACTGGCCGAGGGCATCAGCGAAGCCGAGGCCTTCGATCGCATCAACGAGCAGCTGTCGCGCCCCGGCACCTGTGCGCTGGGCTACAACACGCTGCGCTTCGACGATGAGTTCGTCCGCTACGGCCTGTTCCGCAACTTCCACGACCCGTACGAACGCGAGTGGCGCAACGGCAATTCGCGCTGGGACCTGCTGGACATGCTGCGGCTGATGCGCGCGATGCGCCCGGAGGGTATCCAGTGGCCGCTGCGCGAGGATGGCGCCACCTCGTTCAAGCTCGAGCACCTGGCCGAGGCCAACAACGTGCGCGAAGGCGATGCGCACGAAGCGCTGTCCGACGTACGCGCCACCATCGGCATGGCACGCCTGTTCAAGCAGTCGCAGCCACGGCTGTGGGAGTACGCGCTGAAGCTGCGCGACAAACGCTTCGTCGGCAGCCTGCTGGACGTGGCCGCGATGAAGCCGGTACTGCACATTTCCATGCGCTACCCGGCCAGTCGCCTGTGCGCGGCCCCGGTGCTGCCGCTGGCCGCGCACCCGACCATCAACAACCGGGTGATCGTGTTCGACCTGGAAGGCGAGATCGACGATCTGCTGGAACTGCCGGCCGAGGTGATCGCACAGCGCCTGTACATGCGCGCCAGCGAGCTGCCCGAAGGCGTGGCGCGGGTGCCGCTGAAGGAAGTGCACCTGAACAAGGTGCCCGCGCTGATCGCCTGGAACCACCTGCGCGCCGATGACCACGCGCGCCTCGGCCTGGACGTGGCCGCGATCGAGGCCAAGGTGGAACGCCTGCGCGCGTTCGCCCCGCAGCTGGCCGAGAAGGCCCGGCAGGTCTACAACCAGCCCCGCGCCGCCACCGTGGCCGATGTCGATGCCTCGCTCTACGACGGCTTCCTCGGCAATGGCGACAAGCCGCTGCTTGCGCTGGCACGCACCACCGCGCCGGAGCAGCTGGCCGCACTGGAAGGCCGCTTCCGCGACCCGCGCCTGCCGGAGCTGCTGTTCCGTTACCGCGCGCGCAATCATCCCGACAGCCTCGCACCGGCTGAACGCCAGCGCTGGCAGGATTACCGCCGCCAGCGCCTGCTCGGGGACGGAGGGCTGGGCGAACTCAACCTGCCCCAGTACCAGCAGCAGCTCGATGCACTGGCCGCCGAAGCGCCCGACGACACGCGGCGCCAGGCCCTGCTGCAATCGCTGCGCGACTGGGGCCAGCACCTGCAGGAGACCTTGTGA
- a CDS encoding DUF2461 domain-containing protein — translation MSTYFSDASFKFLRSLARHNDKAWFNDHRQQYEDHVRQPFLRLLGDLQPALAEVSDHFRADTRGVGGSLFRIHRDARFSNDKSPYKTWQGARLFHERRREVAAPSFYVHLQPGESFVGAGLWHPEPETQRRVRHFILDNPGSWKAAAHAPALRKRFDFEESEKLVRPPRGFPADFEFIDDLKHRNWVMWRSLDDATMTGPRLLSTLGKDLAALGPFVDYLCAALDLEF, via the coding sequence GTGAGTACCTATTTCTCGGACGCCAGCTTCAAGTTCCTGCGCAGCCTGGCGCGGCATAACGACAAGGCATGGTTCAACGACCACCGCCAGCAGTACGAAGACCACGTGCGGCAGCCGTTCCTGCGCCTGCTGGGCGACCTTCAGCCGGCGCTGGCCGAGGTCAGCGACCACTTCCGCGCCGATACCCGCGGCGTCGGCGGCTCGCTGTTCCGCATCCATCGCGACGCGCGCTTCTCCAACGACAAATCCCCGTACAAGACCTGGCAGGGTGCACGCCTGTTCCATGAGCGCCGCCGCGAAGTAGCCGCGCCCTCGTTCTACGTGCACCTGCAGCCCGGCGAGAGCTTCGTCGGTGCCGGCCTGTGGCATCCGGAACCGGAGACCCAGCGCCGCGTGCGCCACTTCATCCTCGACAACCCGGGCAGCTGGAAGGCCGCAGCGCATGCACCGGCCCTGCGCAAGCGCTTCGACTTCGAAGAGAGCGAGAAGCTGGTGCGTCCGCCGCGCGGCTTCCCGGCCGACTTCGAATTCATCGACGACCTCAAGCACCGCAACTGGGTGATGTGGCGCTCGCTGGACGACGCCACCATGACCGGCCCGCGCCTGCTGTCCACGCTGGGCAAGGACCTGGCCGCGCTCGGCCCGTTCGTCGACTACCTGTGCGCGGCGCTGGACCTGGAATTCTGA
- a CDS encoding aldo/keto reductase has product MPLAQQRRTLGRTGLAVSPVGLGCSGFWGHRRFPEQSAAHVVEHALAQGVNLLDTGHNYSGFHAEPRLGRILRPLLKRYPRESLVISSKGGTLTGQAGVSGAEQRNFSPAAITASCEASLRNLGLDYLDIYQLHGASQHDINDDLLAALQRLRERGLIRHTGINTHTASTLRWMIDHPTLFDVVLLDYNALQQDREPLIDQLHAVGIGVLAGTVLAQGHLLPPRPRLPRPADAWYLARAWLKPSSRTLMHSARNMRKTLAAIRSQRPAQTAFAYALGHPGVASGILGTTRTASLEEVLATRLEALTAAERQQLVDAFGDGRGSPSH; this is encoded by the coding sequence ATGCCGTTGGCACAGCAACGCCGCACGCTGGGCCGCACCGGCCTGGCGGTTTCGCCGGTGGGCCTGGGCTGCTCCGGCTTCTGGGGGCATCGCCGCTTCCCGGAACAGTCGGCCGCGCACGTGGTCGAGCATGCACTGGCACAGGGCGTGAACCTGTTGGACACCGGCCACAACTATTCCGGTTTCCACGCCGAGCCGCGGCTGGGCCGCATCCTGCGCCCGTTGCTGAAGCGATACCCGCGCGAGTCGCTGGTGATTTCCAGCAAGGGCGGCACACTGACCGGCCAGGCCGGCGTCAGCGGCGCCGAGCAACGCAATTTCTCGCCGGCAGCCATCACTGCCAGCTGCGAGGCCTCGCTGCGCAACCTCGGCCTGGATTACTTGGATATCTACCAGCTGCACGGTGCCAGCCAGCACGACATCAACGATGACCTGCTGGCCGCGCTGCAACGCCTGCGCGAACGCGGGCTGATCCGGCACACCGGCATCAATACGCACACGGCATCGACTCTGCGCTGGATGATCGACCATCCCACGCTGTTCGACGTGGTGCTTCTGGACTACAACGCCCTGCAGCAGGACCGTGAACCCCTCATCGACCAGTTGCACGCAGTGGGCATCGGCGTACTGGCCGGCACAGTGCTGGCGCAGGGCCATCTGCTGCCACCACGCCCGCGCCTGCCACGACCGGCGGATGCCTGGTACCTGGCCAGGGCTTGGCTAAAACCGAGCAGCCGCACACTGATGCACAGCGCACGCAACATGCGGAAGACGCTGGCCGCCATCCGCAGCCAGCGCCCCGCCCAGACCGCCTTTGCCTACGCCCTGGGCCATCCCGGCGTGGCCAGTGGCATCCTGGGTACCACCCGCACCGCCAGCCTGGAAGAAGTACTGGCAACGCGGCTTGAGGCACTGACCGCAGCCGAACGCCAGCAGCTGGTGGACGCCTTCGGTGATGGCCGCGGATCTCCCAGTCATTGA
- a CDS encoding DUF2939 domain-containing protein, translated as MKKLTALVGLLVLALAAWWFGGPYMTVNGLSKAIEQRDTARLERYVDFPRVRSSLRAQLNDYLVRQAGPDVAASPFGALLYGLGDQLGGAAVDTMVTPTGIGAMLQGHVLWKRGRNELQGGDAFGATEPARPLKHAEHHFEALDRFVIDVDRGPGQPPLKVVLEPQGLRWKVVDLQLGMSGSP; from the coding sequence ATGAAGAAACTCACCGCACTCGTTGGGCTGTTGGTCCTGGCCTTGGCCGCATGGTGGTTCGGCGGCCCGTACATGACCGTCAATGGCCTGTCCAAGGCCATCGAGCAACGCGACACCGCGCGCCTGGAGCGTTACGTCGATTTCCCGCGCGTGCGCAGCAGCCTGCGCGCGCAGCTCAATGACTATCTGGTGCGCCAAGCCGGCCCGGATGTGGCGGCCAGCCCGTTCGGTGCCCTGCTGTACGGGCTGGGCGACCAGCTTGGTGGTGCCGCGGTGGACACCATGGTGACCCCGACCGGGATCGGCGCGATGCTGCAGGGTCACGTGCTGTGGAAGCGCGGCCGCAATGAACTGCAGGGCGGCGATGCCTTCGGCGCGACCGAACCCGCGCGGCCGCTGAAGCATGCCGAACATCATTTCGAAGCGCTGGACCGCTTCGTGATCGATGTCGATCGCGGCCCCGGCCAGCCGCCGTTGAAGGTGGTGCTGGAACCGCAGGGCCTGCGCTGGAAGGTGGTGGACCTGCAGCTGGGGATGTCGGGCAGCCCGTGA
- a CDS encoding 5'-nucleotidase, with protein sequence MGDNSPRLLTVAVTSRALFDLEESHALFESDGVAAYAEFQRQHEDDILGPGVAFPVVRKLLALNQGASPENPRVEVILLSRNSADTGLRIFNSIQHYGLGIIRATFTAGEPTWPYVKPFGTDLFLSANPESVRSALRHGIAAATILPKPPGETAAAAADQIDTGRPAGQLRIAFDGDAVIFGDESERISREQGVEAFGRHERERAREPLSGGPFRGFLSALHTLQEVFPAGDSAPIRTALVTARSAPAHERVIRTLREWGVRLDEALFLGGRHKGPFLQAFGADIFFDDSQHNIDSAREHVAAGHVPHGVANEG encoded by the coding sequence ATGGGCGACAACTCCCCCCGTTTGCTGACCGTCGCGGTGACCTCGCGCGCCTTGTTCGACCTCGAGGAAAGCCATGCGCTGTTCGAGAGCGATGGCGTGGCGGCCTATGCCGAATTCCAGCGCCAGCACGAGGACGATATCCTCGGGCCCGGCGTGGCCTTCCCGGTGGTGCGCAAGTTGCTGGCGCTGAACCAGGGCGCCAGCCCGGAGAATCCGCGGGTCGAGGTGATCCTGCTGTCGCGCAATTCGGCCGATACCGGCCTGCGCATCTTCAATTCGATCCAGCACTACGGCCTGGGCATCATCCGTGCGACGTTCACCGCCGGCGAGCCGACCTGGCCGTACGTGAAGCCGTTCGGCACCGACCTGTTCCTGTCGGCCAACCCGGAATCGGTGCGCAGCGCGCTGCGCCATGGCATCGCGGCGGCGACCATCCTGCCCAAGCCGCCTGGAGAAACCGCCGCCGCGGCGGCCGACCAGATCGATACCGGTCGCCCGGCCGGTCAGCTGCGCATCGCCTTTGACGGTGACGCCGTGATCTTCGGCGACGAGAGTGAGCGCATTTCGCGCGAGCAGGGCGTGGAAGCCTTTGGCCGCCACGAACGCGAGCGCGCCCGAGAGCCGCTCAGCGGCGGGCCGTTCCGTGGCTTCCTGTCGGCGCTGCACACGCTGCAGGAAGTGTTCCCGGCCGGAGACAGTGCACCGATCCGCACCGCACTGGTGACCGCGCGTTCGGCACCTGCGCACGAACGGGTGATCCGCACCCTGCGTGAGTGGGGTGTGCGCCTGGACGAAGCGCTGTTCCTCGGTGGCCGCCACAAGGGCCCGTTCCTGCAGGCGTTCGGCGCCGACATCTTCTTCGATGATTCGCAGCACAACATCGACAGCGCCCGAGAGCATGTAGCCGCCGGCCACGTACCGCATGGCGTTGCCAACGAAGGATAG
- a CDS encoding NAD kinase encodes MSDTPRIAFLASTTEPAQMARAAMVSRYGDHAPEQADVLCPLGGDGFMLQTLHRHGHLGKPVFGMKLGTVGFLMNQYRGDDDVQARIARAEPANLRPLEMVALTESGTSTGSLAYNDVSLLRQTRQAAHIGIDLNGQERVAELIGDGVLVATPAGSTAYNYSAHGPVLPLGSHTIALTPLAPYRPRRWRGAILKADTEVRFRVLDPYKRPVSVTADSHETRDVVEVTIRESKDRRVTLLFDPEHNLEDRILSEQFVF; translated from the coding sequence ATGAGCGACACCCCCCGCATCGCTTTCCTGGCCAGCACCACCGAGCCCGCGCAGATGGCCCGCGCCGCGATGGTCTCGCGCTATGGCGATCACGCGCCGGAGCAGGCGGACGTGCTGTGCCCGCTGGGCGGCGACGGTTTCATGCTGCAGACCCTGCACCGGCACGGGCACCTGGGCAAGCCGGTGTTCGGCATGAAGCTGGGCACCGTCGGCTTCCTGATGAACCAGTACCGTGGCGACGACGACGTGCAGGCGCGCATTGCCCGTGCCGAACCGGCCAACCTGCGCCCGCTGGAAATGGTGGCGTTGACCGAGTCGGGCACCAGTACCGGCTCGCTGGCCTACAACGATGTGTCGCTGCTGCGCCAGACCCGGCAGGCCGCGCATATCGGCATCGACCTCAACGGTCAGGAACGCGTGGCCGAACTGATCGGTGACGGCGTGCTGGTGGCCACCCCGGCCGGCAGCACCGCCTACAACTATTCCGCACACGGTCCTGTGCTGCCGCTGGGCTCGCATACCATCGCGCTGACGCCGTTGGCCCCGTACCGGCCGCGACGCTGGCGCGGGGCGATTCTCAAGGCCGACACCGAAGTGCGTTTCCGCGTGCTCGATCCGTACAAGCGCCCGGTCAGCGTCACAGCGGATTCGCACGAGACCCGCGACGTGGTCGAGGTGACCATCCGCGAGTCGAAGGACCGCCGCGTGACCCTGCTGTTCGACCCGGAGCACAACCTGGAAGACCGGATCCTGAGCGAACAGTTCGTTTTTTGA